In Nicotiana tabacum cultivar K326 chromosome 11, ASM71507v2, whole genome shotgun sequence, a single window of DNA contains:
- the LOC107824169 gene encoding uncharacterized protein LOC107824169, with protein MASVEVESAPVAAVETAPAEVEVKTTPEETKVEEPTPVVESESVVESAAAPVEEPAPAEEAAPAAEEPVAAAEPAAIETEEPAAEEPVAAPVEEVAAPVAEAELEAAPVEEPETEKAVPVADESAPVTEEAVAEKTTDAAAEEPVAAAESVEEKAVPVEKAEE; from the exons ATGGCCAGCGTTGAG GTTGAATCTGCACCAGTAGCAGCAGTAGAGACTGCTCCAGCTGAGGTTGAGGTAAAAACAACCCCAGAGGAAACCAAAGTAGAGGAACCAACCCCAGTTGTAGAAAGCGAATCCGTCGTCGAATCAGCAGCAGCACCAGTAGAAGAGCCTGCTCCCGCTGAGGAAGCAGCCCCTGCTGCTGAAGAACCTGTGGCTGCAGCAGAACCTGCAGCCATAGAAACAGAGGAGCCAGCAGCTGAGGAACCAGTTGCGGCTCCTGTTGAAGAGGTTGCAGCCCCTGTCGCGGAGGCTGAACTCGAAGCAGCCCCTGTCGAGGAACCAGAAACAGAGAAAGCTGTCCCTGTAGCAGATGAATCAGCTCCAGTAACTGAAGAAGCAGTGGCTGAGAAAACCACAGATGCAGCAGCTGAGGAACCAGTAGCAGCAGCAGAATCTGTTGAAGAGAAAGCAGTTCCAGTGGAGAAAGCTGAAGAGTAA